One Mya arenaria isolate MELC-2E11 chromosome 5, ASM2691426v1 genomic window carries:
- the LOC128235630 gene encoding putative nuclease HARBI1 translates to MVYVVSSIVYIFMEIEQLQMWARWLELQRDRAIAVLELEQEEEAEGRRHRRRRQMRRKIWMKQWLARRPLYGHYEQLLQELNREDPKGYKNFLRVDADMFGELVDRISPRIQKKNTNFREALEPGLKLAVTLRHLATGASYSDLMYSFRVGSNTISKFVPEVLDAIIQEYSEEVLPDVVTAEQWQQIADDFRTKWNFPHVCGALDGKHVRIKNPKNSGSLFYNYKGFFSIILLALVDANYKFIWVSVGANGSASDAQLFNNTELRTMLEENNLGLPDPDPLPGDDMNTPYFLIGDDAFPLRTWMMKPYSRRNLTNEERIFNYRLSRARRVVENAFGLLAMRFQCLLGCLNQMPETVDLIILACVTLHNLISIRYPAIARLAVDQEDEHNQLVPGEWRQGRQLADGDRTHGRNVVTSAGVSQRNYIKHYFNSRAGSVEWQQNMI, encoded by the exons ATGGTATATGTTGTGTCCAGCATAGTATACATATTTATGGAGATTGAGCAGTTGCAGATGTGGGCCAGATGGTTAGAGCTCCAGAGAGACAGGGCCATTGCAGTGCTAGAGTTGGAACAAGAGGAAGAGGCTGAGGGTCGTAGGCATAGACGTAGGCGACAAATGCGCAGGAAAATATGGATGAAGCAGTGGCTTGCACGACGACCCCTGTATGGGCATTATGAGCAACTGCTACAGGAGCTAAACAGGGAAGACCCAAAAGGATACAAAAATTTCCTAAGGGTAGACGCTGATATGTTTGGGGAGCTTGTTGATCGCATATCACCCAGAATTCAGAAAAAGAACACCAACTTCAG GGAAGCCCTGGAGCCTGGATTGAAGTTGGCGGTCACTCTTCGTCATCTCGCAACTGGAGCCTCGTATTCAGACTTGATGTACTCATTCCGAGTGGGAAGTAACACAATAAGTAAATTCGTCCCTGAAGTTTTGGATGCTATAATACAGGAGTACTCTGAAGAGGTTTTGCCAGACGTCGTCACTGCTGAACAATGGCAGCAGATTGCAGATGACTTCCGAACCAAGTGGAATTTTCCTCATGTCTGCGGGGCTCTTGATGGTAAGCACGTGAGGATAAAGAACCCGAAGAACTCTGGATCTCTGTTCTATAACTATAAAGGCTTCTTTTCCATAATACTACTCGCACTCGTAGACGCAAACTACAAATTCATCTGGGTAAGCGTTGGTGCTAATGGCAGTGCATCCGATGCCCAGCTATTCAATAACACTGAACTCAGAACCATGCTAGAAGAAAACAACCTTGGTTTGCCTGACCCTGATCCACTGCCTGGCGATGACATGAACACCCCATACTTCCTCATTGGAGATGACGCCTTCCCGTTGAGAACTTGGATGATGAAGCCATACTCCAGACGCAACTTGACCAACGAGGAGCGCATATTCAATTACAG GTTGTCCAGGGCTAGACGAGTGGTAGAAAACGCCTTCGGTCTTCTCGCTATGCGGTTTCAGTGCCTACTTGGCTGCTTGAACCAGATGCCCGAAACCGTTGACTTGATTATTCTTGCATGTGTCACACTGCATAACCTTATCAGCATACGGTACCCTGCCATTGCAAGACTGGCCGTCGACCAAGAGGACGAGCATAACCAATTAGTACCTGGTGAATGGCGCCAAGGAAGACAGTTGGCTGATGGTGATCGGACCCATGGAAGAAATGTGGTGACATCCGCTGGGGTCAGTCAGAGGAACTACATTAAACACTACTTCAACTCCCGAGCTGGTTCAGTTGAGTGGCAACAGAATATGATTTAG